The genomic interval GAAATTTTTACCTTCTGCCTTCTGCCTTCTGCCTTCTGCCTTCTGCCTTCTGCCTGACCTACTCAAAAATCAAAACTTCTATTGATAGTTGTTCTTTACTATGCTTTATTGCTAGAATTCAGCCACCGTATTTATTTAATATAGAGATTTTCCAATGGACGTAAAAATCGTTCTTTTAGCCCTAACCGTCATTTTTATCTTGTCTAGTCTGTTTTTCGGCACAAAAAACGGATTCTACGATACAGACAATTATCACGGTAATGGGACAGCCCACTAAACAATATCCTTTTTCCTGAAGTTTGCTACAGAAAGATTAACCAAGGGACATGGGGACGTGGCGATCGATATTGTAGCAACATCTTGAAGAGTGCGCCCCTACTTATTGAAATACTTGATTTACAAGGAATCCCCATCACCAGTCCCCTATCCCCAGGGCTAATTAATTCTCATTAAAGAAAATTGGTTAGTAGGAGAGAAGATTACAGTTAAATTATTTCTCCCCCTTTCCCATTTTCCCTTTTCCCCCTTTCCCCGGTTATTTAATTTATTTGATGACAATAAATTAGCTCTGCCCCTATACCCAGTCCCTAAAATCAGGGTTTTCCATCAAAATTACCAGAGATGATTGAGCTAGAATGCTTGCCCTATAGTGTCAATCACGCAGGTGAAGGAATTTGTTTACTCCTGCGGATGGGGCCATATCGCATTCTTTTAGATTGCGGCATGGCTGACATTTCTGCATTATTAGCTCCAAATAAAAAAATAGCACCAGCAGATTTAGTAATTTGTAGTCACGCCCATCCCGATCATGCGCGAGGTTTATTAGCTCTACACCAAACCTTTCCCCAATTACCAATTTATGCCAGTGAAGTCACAACTCAATTATTACCGCTAAACTGGCCGGAGTTAGACCCTAGAAAAATCCCTTCATTTTGTCAAGCTTTACCTTGGCGATCGCCAGTAGAATTTCATGATGGACTGTGTGCCGAACTATTCCCTTCAGGACACCTACCAGGCGCAGCTGCCATCCGCCTCACCTACACCACTCCCCGTCGCAGTTACACACTCCTCTACACAGGCGACTTTTTCCTTTCTAACTCCCGCTTAGTTGAAGGATTGCCCCTCGATACTTTACGGGGAATCGAACCAGATATTCTGATTATTGAAGGCACTTACGGCACTGCCCGTCATCCCCACCGTCGTCAGCAAGAAAACCAACTTGCAGAACGGATTAGTCGTGCCGTTAGTGCCGGAAAATCCATTCTCATGCCCGTTCCAGCTTTGGGATTAGGTCAAGAAATCCTCATGTTGTTGCGGAGTCATCACCTATTCACAGGTCGAGATATGGATATCTGGGTTGATGGCACCGTTGCTGCGGGATGTGATGCCTACCTGGAACTTTTACCGCATTTACCCGCTTCCGTCCAAAACTTTTCCCGTCACCAACCTTTATTTTGGGATGAACGAGTCCGTCCCCGCGTCCGCCGCCTTCAACCAGAACAAGTTCCCCAATTAGGAAAAGCCAGCTGTATTGTCCTGACTGATGAAACAACTGATTTAAATAAGTATCTTCATCCCAATGCCGAAGCTTGGGTGGTTTTATTACCGCAAAGGCCGGGACGATCGACAATCGAAGATTATCAGATTCAAACCAAAAAATCTGGCATTCTCAGCGTGGAAAGTTACCTGCTAGCACAACATTGTGATGGCCCCGGTACCACCCAGCTGATCCATAATTTACGCCCTCAGCACGTTGTCTTTGTTCACGGTTCTCCTACTTATTTAGCTGATTTAACTAGTTTGGAGGAGTTACAAAACCGCTACCATTTACATTCTCCCAATGCTGGCACACTTGTAGAGTTGCCGATCGGTGACACATTTTTACAACCCGCTGCCCCAGAAACCAATTATGAAGGCGAACTTACTGAATTAGGAACCATAGTTACAATTAATTTACCAGACACAATTACTGCCGACCCCCGCTGGCAAAATTTTGCTGATACTGGTTTAGTGGAAGCGCGTTGGCAAGGTGAAGAGTTAGTCTTGCGAGGATTAAACCAGCGAGAATTATTAATGCAAAGGAGCGATCGCTTACCCGCTGACTTAGCTTGTTGTGGTAATTGTCGTTATATGCGTGGACAACGTTGCCGAAATCCGGCATCCCCTTTGTTTGATTTTAAAGTGACACCGGACGGATACTGTCCTGTATTTGAACCCGTCATCCCGTCTCAACCTTCCTTTAAGGCAGAACGGGAAAACGGCGATAATTCTTCTAATTAGTCTTAGTCTGGATTGGAATCAGGGGAATGATTCGGGATTTGTTCTGCTTCTGGACAATCATCCGAAACTAGAGGTTCGACATTACCCCTGGATACGGAAGCTAATTTTTGACTTACGGCACCTATACTTTCTAGGCGCACCATCTCTTCCCAAGAAGAGACTTCATCATCTTCATCAGTCTCATAGCGCAACGTTACTAAATCCCCCTCAATATCTATTATTCGGGCACGTTCAATCCAACGTTGCTGGTCCCGCAAGAACACACAGACTTCACGACCATCGCAACAGAGTTGATATATCTTGCGGTGTAGCATATATTGCTTCTCCTGAACAGGGAACTCTTCAAGTGCTTGGTTTGTTATTCTATCTTTAACGACTGACTTCGGGAAAATTGCTTTACTTTAGCCAGTCATTTCATCTAAAGCAGGATTTTTAGAGGTATAACCATCGAAATCTAGGTTCCTCACCATAAATTATTGTTGACCTTGCAGGCAACATCTTTATGTTTATCTGATGCTTTAGTTAGAGAAAGTTTATCTCGAATTGGGCAACAGATAGCAAGTGGAAAAAAGTTTTTTAGGTTTTTCGTAAGGGTGGTAGTAATCATTTAACGATAGATAGCGTTCAACAAGACTCGATCGTGTGAGAGTAAACGCCATTATATACTTACCTTTTATTGTATCAATACTTCTGTTTTATTAGTCTAGGGAAAACTACCATATTTGTAGTAATTTCCCCAGCAAACTGTACAAATAAGAAAATATTTTTCCAGGGTATATGTCTCAAGTGCAGTCCCCATCAAATGTTTCAGCATTTGCCCCTAATCACTTTCCCGCTTTGCTCCTGAGAAAAAAATTATTTTTTCTTTCTGGCTAAACTGAACAAATTGACGCTAGACCGGGGCAAAACACAATATTTATTTTTGTTCTGCTTCACTAATTTTTAAGCTGCCAAGTATATTTACCTTGAGAATCATACAGCAATCTCAAGAGCAGCGATTCTCACTTTAAGATTTTCAGTCTATCTGCAAGAGTTACCTTAACTTAAAGTATTTTGTTTTCGACCAGCAAAATTAACAACCCAAACTAATAGGATTTATCCTAACATAAATACTTGTCATTATTAACTTTTTAATATTGCTGATTTCCGTCAGCTAAAACATGAAATAAGGTGCGATTTTTTCATATTTACAAGACTATCTAAAGTATCTAACGGCAATTTGCCATGTTGGAGTTTTGCCGTTAGTCGAGCATATATTAAGTAACACTCAGTTGGTGTTTGCTTATTGTATTCATGAATACACTATATGCCTCCAATCACAGATACTAGTCAGATGCGTATCTTCTGGACAGGGTGCCACATACTCTATTAGTAGAGTTGGCGTGACTGCCCCGCGTGCCTCTCGCTCAATTTGACCGGAATTGACTGCTTTGTATAAAGAAGAGAGGGCATCTAAGTCAGCAGATTGATAACCTTTATTGGCCAGGACTTGACCAATAAGACCTTCAGAAGCAACACTTAAACACCCTGTTTGAAAAGCTGACTTAACCAGTGAACGAATCATAACTACTTCCTGAGCATCCTTGATGCGTTAACCGTCAATAATAGTCTTAAACACCTGTCTTGAGCAGTAAATGATTGAAAGCGGTAGCAACTGGTGACAAATGCCTCTAGATAGGTGTGATTCGAGTCACTGAGGCTTTTAAATAGCTGATTTTTGATATTGATGTTCCAGTTTTTGCTACCATGTTTAGTTTTAAGACTGCAACTAAAGAAATCAATCTAAGTAATAGCTTATCTAGGTTACTGTTAAGATCGTGTGAAGTTAGTTAGGGTGAATTGAAAAAGCTTGGTAAAGATTTTGCTGGAAGAAAAGCGATCGATCCCTTGTAAAGTAGTGAAATGAGCAAATTTTAGATTAATGAGGGGAGTATTATGGGGTTTGCGATCGCAGTACAACAACAGCAATACAAAACCTACATTCTCTCTGACCAAAAAGCCCAATCCCGGATCGAAGTTGTCCCAGAACGAGGCGGCATCATCACCCGCTGGCAGCTACGAGACGAAGAAATTCTTTATTTGGATAGCGAAAGATTTGCCAATCCCGATTTAACTGTCAGAGGTGGAATACCGATTTTATTCCCCATCTGCGGCAACTTACCTGATAACACCTACACCATTCACAATCAAGAATACCAACTCAAACAACACGGTTTTGCCCGTGACTTACCTTGGGAAGTAATCGATCAAGAAACCCAAGAATGTGCCAGCATCACCCTGCGTTTAGATAGCAACGACTACACAAAACAGCTTTATCCTTTCGACTTTGAAGTTATTTTCACATACCAACTCAAAGGTAATACCTTGGAAATTCGGCAGAGTTACACCAATAATTCTGCTGAATCCATGCCTTTTTCCACTGGACTGCATCCTTACTTTGCTACTTTAGATAAAACTCAGTTGGAATTCCAGATTCCCTCAACTGAATATAAAGACCAACGAAATCAAACCATTCATTCTTTTACAGGTAACTTTGACTTTCAAAGCGATGAAATAGATGTGGAATTTCGGAATTTGTCCGATGTTTCCGCCAGCGTTACCGATAATAGTCGCCAACTCCATTTACATTTAAGTTACGACGATGCTTACTCTAGAGTTGTGTTTTGGACTGTCAAAGGCAAAGATTTTTATTGTTTGGAACCTTGGACTGCACCACGCAACGCTATCAATACTGGCGAACAACTAATTCTTTTAGAACCAGAAGCGTCGTTGGAAACAGTAATTGCTTTAACTGTAACCCTGAAATAAGAACCTCGATCGACCTAAAATTAAAGTAATCCAGTTATACCGGATTTCAGAAACAATAGACCAAAAACTAACGAAACCACAATAACTATAGAGCGGTTATTTTTGGTCAACCAATCAGAAATTCTCGCAAGTAAGGATTTTGATTTTTGGGGTAAAAGGATACGAATTAGGATCGGAAGTAACAGTAAAGATTGAGCGAGTAAAATAAAGATTAAGAATGCGATCGCACTAGATGGTTGTCCTAATTGTGCCGCTGCGATCGTAGCCAAAGCACTCAGGGTAAAAACCCATAACTTGGGCGCAATCAATGGCAACCCTAGACCAATCCCAAACGCTTTGAGTGGGGTCGAACTGTCGATCGTAGTTAACCACTTCGGTGGGGGGTCATCCGGGTCATCCTGTCCGCGCCATTTTTTATAAGCAGCGATTAATAATAAGATACCGAGTACCAGAAGCAATGTAGAAATCACCAGATTCTTATCGTTGCTTTCCTCAGCTGAAGCAGCTTCGGTCAAAATTAACCCAAAAATCAGCCCTTGTAACAAACGAGCGATTGTCATGCCAGTGACGTAACCTACTGCTTTGAGCAATCCCTGTCTGTCACTTTTGAGGAACAACAAACCAATGATGATTTGCAATGGTACTACGGCGCTGCCGATGATGTACGGCAACAGTGAAAAGAGCAGAGTTTCCATAAAATACGCCACTCTGTAAGTTAGCGATCGAACTTAATATTTTCTTCTTTCAAATGATATGACTGATGGCGATGCGATCGGCTAAAAAAAATTTTTTTCTTAACCCCTTGCCCTTTTCAAAAAAACTGTGCTATTGTGATAAATGTTGCGAAAACGATAGCAACACGGGTCGCTAACTCAACGGTAGAGTACTCGGCTTTTAACCGATTAGTTCCGGGTTCGAATCCCGGGCGACCCATTTTTAAAATCCCCCTTACCTTAAATTGTGGTGAAGTATTTGGTAATTGGCACTGGGGAGGTAGGTAGAAGTAGTATTTTCCCCATCTCCCCATCTCCCAATCCCCCTATCTCCCCAGCCCCTCTGAGCAAAAATTCCTAAAATAAATGAGCAAAAATTCCTAGAAGAGATTCCATTGATCCACAAAATATCTTAAGATTATCCTAATGATTTAAGATTGTAGAAACCCAATTAGCTGAGCAACCAAATATAGGAGGACCACTTATGGCGATTGTACCAATGAGGCTGCTGTTGGATCACGCTGCTGAGAATGGTTACGGCATTCCAGCTTACAACGTTAACAATATGGAGCAGATCCAAGCAATTATGCTGGCTGCCAAAGAAACAGATAGTCCCGTGATTTTACAGGCTTCTCGTGGCGCTCGCTCATACGCTGGAGAAAACTTTCTCCGCCATTTGATTTTAGCGGCAGTGGAAACCTATCCTGAGATTCCCATTGTAATGCACCAAGATCATGGCAATGCGCCATCTACTTGCTACTCAGCCATTAAAAATGGGTTTACTAGCGTGATGATGGACGGCTCTTTAGAAGCTGATGCCAAGACTCCTGCTAGCTACGAGTACAATGTGAATGTTACTCGTGAAGTAGTGAAAGTTGCTCACTCGATCGGCGTAAGTGTTGAAGGCGAACTGGGTTGTTTAGGTTCTCTAGAAACCGGAAAAGGCGATAAAGAAGACGGTCACGGTTTTGAAGGCACATTGTCTCATGACCAACTGTTGACCGACCCTGATGAAGCTGTTGACTTTGTAGAACAAACTCAAGTTGATGCTTTGGCGGTAGCTATTGGTACCAGTCACGGTGCTTACAAGTTTACCCGCAAGCCAACTGGTGAAATCTTAGCTATCAGCCGGATTGAAGAAATTCACCGCCGCTTACCTAACACTCACTTAGTAATGCACGGTTCCTCCTCTGTGCCTCAAGATTTACTAGACTTGATTAACCAGTACGGTGGTGCAATTCCTGAAACTTATGGAGTACCTTTGGAAGAAATCCAAAAAGGTATTAAGAGCGGTGTTCGTAAGGTAAACATTGACACCGACAACCGTTTGGCGATCACTGCTGCGGTAAGAGAAGCATTAGCGAAGAATCCCAAGGAATTTGACCCCCGCCACTTCCTGAAGCCTTCGATCAAGTATATGCAAAAAGTTTGTGCTGAACGTTATGTAGCTTTCGGCACTGCTGGTAATGCTAGCAAGATCAAGCAACTGTCTTTGGATGACTATGCAGCTAAGTATGCTAAGGGCGAGTTGAATGTTGTTACCAAGTCTACTGCAAACGTCTAATTTGCAAGTTTGTTAATTAATTTAGTTCCTAACTTAGGTACATATTACGGGTAGTTTTTCAGCCTACCCGTTTTTTTATTGGTTTTTCAGAAGTAGGTTGTTGTGCTTTAGCACTAAAGTGCAACAACTTACCTAACTAATTCATTCTTTTACTTCCAGGACTGATTCGGTTGATGTGGGATTGGGTTTTGTGTTGGTGGGAGAGGGAGTCTCGTTGTTAGGTTTGATTATGGTTGAGTGGTCTTTGGTGATGCGATCGGCGTGGGTGTTGTGTTGGATTTCGTCAGCTTTTCTGACTGAACGGATGGAGGTTAGTGCTTCTTTGATGACGACTGCGGTTGGTACTGCTACTACTACTCCTAAGAGTCCGCCAATTCTGGCTCCTGTTAGGATGGCAATGAAGACCCAAAAGGGGTTTAATCCGGTTACGCTGCTTAATACTCTGGGTGCAATAATATTTTCGACGATTTGTTGGACGATGAGGGCGGCGGCTAGGACTTGTAAGGCTAATCCAATGTCTCTTAATGCGACGAGAAAAACTACTAATCCAATGCCAACGGAACCACCAAAGGGTACGAGTGCCATTAAACCAATTGTGAGGCCAAACAGCAAGCCGAAGGGTACTTTCATTAAGAGGAATACGGAGATTAATCCTGAAGCCATGCAGGTGGCGAGGATGATTTGTCCGGTGAAGTAGTTTTGAAAGCTCGATCGCAAAGTTTGCGAGAATGGCTGTTGAATGCGTGCTGGTAGCCACTGAATTAAGCTGACCCAAATATCTTTGCTATGCAGGAGTAAGTAAAAGGTTACTACTATTGTGAGCAAGACATCTAACAATCTGACTACAGTTAATACTGTCAGATTTAAGGCTACATTGAGGGTTTTTCCGGCAATGTTTTGTAGATTTGCTTTTAAGCGATCGTTAATTTGCGCGATTAATCCATCTAAACTGAGGGGTAGACCTACTATGTCAACTCTTTCGTTGATCATTACTAGTTGGCGTTGTCCTGAGTCGATCCATTCTGGTAGTCTGGCTACTAACTGTTGGGCTTGAGTAAAGGCTAGAGGTACTAGCGTTACTCCTACTCCTACTAAAACAAATATTGTGAGTAAGAAGACAAAAATTGCTGCTTGAGCTCTGTTGACTCCGCGTTGTTCTAACCAGTCTACAGGGTAGCTGAGGAGAAATGCTAATAGGGATGCTACTAGCAAAATGACGAACAGAGATTCAAAATAACCGAAAATTTCCGAAAATGCCCAAGCATTTAACACGGTAAGTGGTGCTGCTAGGGCAATTACTAGTAGGCGCGACAGTGGAGTTAGGGATTCCCACCAGTTGAGTAATTTACTTTTTGGTGGCGATGGTCGAGAACTAACCATGAAACTAGCTCAATTTTTCAGTGGTATTACTCATTAGTTTAGTAGGCATGGGTGCAGGGAGATAAGAGGTGGGGAAAGGGGGAGGTGGGGAAAGGGGGGCAGGAAGGCAGGGGGGCAGGGGGGACAAGGGGACAAGGGGACAAGGAGAATTTTTACCTTCTGCCTTCTGCCTTCTGCCTTCTGCCTTCTGCCTTCTGCCTTTCTTCCCTTCTGCCTTCTGCCTTTTAGATGAAAACTCGGTGTTGCAAGCAGGGCATTTGACGGCGGACTTGTTCTAGGCGTTGGGGGTCGATTTCTGCTATGGCTACTCCTGGTCGATCGCCTCCGGCATCGGCTAAAATTACTCCCCAAGGATCGACGATCATGGCGTGTCCGTGCGTCTGTCGCATGGCATAATGTCTACCTGTTTGGGCAGGGGCGATGACGTAACAGGTGTTTTCGATCGCTCTTGCTTGTAATAATACTTGCCAATGGTCTTTACCAGTGTAGGCGGTGAAGGCAGCCGGAACAAATAGGACTTCTGCTCCCATTTGGGATAAGTGACGGTACAATTCGGGGAAGCGCACATCGTAACATACAGAAAGTCCGAGATTTCCTAGTTCTTTTGAGGGATAAATCGGGGGAATGCGCGTTCCCGCCATGACGGTGCTAGATTCACGATAGGTGTTACCGTCGGGTAGGTCAACGTCGAATAAGTGTACTTTTTGGTAGCAGGCGAGTTCTGTACCGCTGGGATCGATGAGCAAAGCTGTGTTGTATACTCTACCGTTATCTAAGGGGACGGGAAAACCACCGCCTAAGATGGTGATTTGGAAGCGTTGCGCCATTGTTTTGAGGAATTTTTCGCTTTTTTGGGCAATTACTTCCGCTTGAGCAATTTTATCTTTCTCTTCGCCCATAAAGGGGAAGTTTTCTGGTAAGCTGACTAGTTCTGCGCCCCGACGCACGGCGAGGTCAATTAATTCTTCTGCCTGAATGAGATTTTTTTCTAAATCAGGTACACTGGTCA from Phormidium ambiguum IAM M-71 carries:
- the fba gene encoding class II fructose-bisphosphate aldolase (catalyzes the reversible aldol condensation of dihydroxyacetonephosphate and glyceraldehyde 3-phosphate in the Calvin cycle, glycolysis, and/or gluconeogenesis); translated protein: MAIVPMRLLLDHAAENGYGIPAYNVNNMEQIQAIMLAAKETDSPVILQASRGARSYAGENFLRHLILAAVETYPEIPIVMHQDHGNAPSTCYSAIKNGFTSVMMDGSLEADAKTPASYEYNVNVTREVVKVAHSIGVSVEGELGCLGSLETGKGDKEDGHGFEGTLSHDQLLTDPDEAVDFVEQTQVDALAVAIGTSHGAYKFTRKPTGEILAISRIEEIHRRLPNTHLVMHGSSSVPQDLLDLINQYGGAIPETYGVPLEEIQKGIKSGVRKVNIDTDNRLAITAAVREALAKNPKEFDPRHFLKPSIKYMQKVCAERYVAFGTAGNASKIKQLSLDDYAAKYAKGELNVVTKSTANV
- a CDS encoding MBL fold metallo-hydrolase; its protein translation is MIELECLPYSVNHAGEGICLLLRMGPYRILLDCGMADISALLAPNKKIAPADLVICSHAHPDHARGLLALHQTFPQLPIYASEVTTQLLPLNWPELDPRKIPSFCQALPWRSPVEFHDGLCAELFPSGHLPGAAAIRLTYTTPRRSYTLLYTGDFFLSNSRLVEGLPLDTLRGIEPDILIIEGTYGTARHPHRRQQENQLAERISRAVSAGKSILMPVPALGLGQEILMLLRSHHLFTGRDMDIWVDGTVAAGCDAYLELLPHLPASVQNFSRHQPLFWDERVRPRVRRLQPEQVPQLGKASCIVLTDETTDLNKYLHPNAEAWVVLLPQRPGRSTIEDYQIQTKKSGILSVESYLLAQHCDGPGTTQLIHNLRPQHVVFVHGSPTYLADLTSLEELQNRYHLHSPNAGTLVELPIGDTFLQPAAPETNYEGELTELGTIVTINLPDTITADPRWQNFADTGLVEARWQGEELVLRGLNQRELLMQRSDRLPADLACCGNCRYMRGQRCRNPASPLFDFKVTPDGYCPVFEPVIPSQPSFKAERENGDNSSN
- a CDS encoding aldose epimerase; its protein translation is MGFAIAVQQQQYKTYILSDQKAQSRIEVVPERGGIITRWQLRDEEILYLDSERFANPDLTVRGGIPILFPICGNLPDNTYTIHNQEYQLKQHGFARDLPWEVIDQETQECASITLRLDSNDYTKQLYPFDFEVIFTYQLKGNTLEIRQSYTNNSAESMPFSTGLHPYFATLDKTQLEFQIPSTEYKDQRNQTIHSFTGNFDFQSDEIDVEFRNLSDVSASVTDNSRQLHLHLSYDDAYSRVVFWTVKGKDFYCLEPWTAPRNAINTGEQLILLEPEASLETVIALTVTLK
- a CDS encoding AI-2E family transporter, coding for MVSSRPSPPKSKLLNWWESLTPLSRLLVIALAAPLTVLNAWAFSEIFGYFESLFVILLVASLLAFLLSYPVDWLEQRGVNRAQAAIFVFLLTIFVLVGVGVTLVPLAFTQAQQLVARLPEWIDSGQRQLVMINERVDIVGLPLSLDGLIAQINDRLKANLQNIAGKTLNVALNLTVLTVVRLLDVLLTIVVTFYLLLHSKDIWVSLIQWLPARIQQPFSQTLRSSFQNYFTGQIILATCMASGLISVFLLMKVPFGLLFGLTIGLMALVPFGGSVGIGLVVFLVALRDIGLALQVLAAALIVQQIVENIIAPRVLSSVTGLNPFWVFIAILTGARIGGLLGVVVAVPTAVVIKEALTSIRSVRKADEIQHNTHADRITKDHSTIIKPNNETPSPTNTKPNPTSTESVLEVKE
- a CDS encoding DUF6679 family protein, which produces MLHRKIYQLCCDGREVCVFLRDQQRWIERARIIDIEGDLVTLRYETDEDDEVSSWEEMVRLESIGAVSQKLASVSRGNVEPLVSDDCPEAEQIPNHSPDSNPD
- a CDS encoding GAP family protein; this translates as METLLFSLLPYIIGSAVVPLQIIIGLLFLKSDRQGLLKAVGYVTGMTIARLLQGLIFGLILTEAASAEESNDKNLVISTLLLVLGILLLIAAYKKWRGQDDPDDPPPKWLTTIDSSTPLKAFGIGLGLPLIAPKLWVFTLSALATIAAAQLGQPSSAIAFLIFILLAQSLLLLPILIRILLPQKSKSLLARISDWLTKNNRSIVIVVSLVFGLLFLKSGITGLL
- a CDS encoding carbon-nitrogen hydrolase family protein; this translates as MKPYLAAAIQMTSVPDLEKNLIQAEELIDLAVRRGAELVSLPENFPFMGEEKDKIAQAEVIAQKSEKFLKTMAQRFQITILGGGFPVPLDNGRVYNTALLIDPSGTELACYQKVHLFDVDLPDGNTYRESSTVMAGTRIPPIYPSKELGNLGLSVCYDVRFPELYRHLSQMGAEVLFVPAAFTAYTGKDHWQVLLQARAIENTCYVIAPAQTGRHYAMRQTHGHAMIVDPWGVILADAGGDRPGVAIAEIDPQRLEQVRRQMPCLQHRVFI